The genomic DNA CTGGCAGAAGAACTCGAAATATCGGCGTCCTATTTAAGTAATATTGAAAGGAAAATTAAAGTCCCTTCACCCAAAATACAAGTACGGATGATGAACTGGTTACAGCGATAAGTGAGTAGCTAGATTATGTTGAACTAAAGAATCCAATCAGCTGAAGAGTGTGAAAATCATAAGTTCAATTTACAGTTCTGTTAATTAGCCAAGAAATAACTAAATTATACACTAGGTACCCACTCTGTATACAGTTGAATTCAAATCGCTTTGGATTGAATTACTGCTATACCGTTATCGAAGTATTTCTATGTGTAGGGATGCGACTTTGTCTCATCCCTACACATTTTTTTTGATAATCGTATGGCGGTTATTCATCCGTCGCGCTTCAAAATCTCAAGTAGATAAAGTGAAAATGCTTTTGGGGAAGAAAGAATGGCTGACTCTTTACGTAGAGTGGCGGCCAAAGATACAATTTTGGCCGCTAAAGTCTTTGTAATGGTCTTTTCTATTATTATTATTATTATTATTGAGGAAAGTATTCGCTACTCTACTGGACTTTCTATATGAAGAATCCTAAGCCTTGCTACAAGTAAAGAGGGAACGCATTGTTCAATGGACAAGAGTGCCCGAAATTGTATCTTCGGGCACTACACTCCTTAAAGAAAGTCCTCTATTCTTATCTTCACAAGCAACCGCATTTTTTACTTAACGATTGGAGGGGCGCGACAGGTACTGATTCGCAACAGCATACTTGCCCTTCGAGCAGGAGGAATTGATTCCCCTCTTAAAGCTGTCGTGAATCATGTGCCGAAAGCGGATCGGAAATTGTTCAGTGAAGGTGGAAAGCATTTCGCATCGTTTTTATGTAAATCAATTTATATATTAAGAAAAAGAATCGTACATGTTCCCCGCTTTACCTCACGCTATTCTGCATGAGGTTTTTTTGTTGGAAAATCGGACGCTTATCTAAGGCGTTTGTCGTGGCTATCGTGTACAAATGTCGGGTTGTCATTGAATGCAAAATATTTAGTTAATTGAAAAGTCCATTGGTAGGCGGGCGTTTGATAGGTGTTTCTTTTAATTTTACACACTAACAATTAAATTAATTTAATAAAAGAATAATTCTGATTAATAAAAGAGGGTGATATATGATAGCTACTAAGATACAGCATTGAAATTTGCAAGAAAGTGGAGGGATGAAAGGTGACTGTTCAACAAGAAAATTATGTAGCACTTGAACCATTATTTAATCCTAAATCTGTAGCAATCTTAGGAGCTTCCGAAAACAAAAATAAGCTGGGTTATTTACAAGTAAAAGCTCTATTGGACGGCGGATTTGCAGGGGATATTTATCCGATCAATCCACGGTCTGAAAAAATTGAAGGACTGCTCTGTTATCCTTCGCTTGCTGAAGTGAAAACAACCATTGACTTAGCGATTTTTTGTTTGAGTGCAGATCGAGTGAAGCAAGGTTTGCTAGAATGTGCGGAAAACGGCATTAAAGCAGCTGTCGTATTTGCTTCTGGTTTTTCCGAAACCGGGGAGGAAGGGTTGAAAGAACAACAACTGATTAGCGACCTTGCGAAAGAGCATGGCATTCGAATCATTGGACCGAATTGTGTGGGCTTAGTGAATACGACGAATGGGTTAGTTGCGACGTTTTCGCCAGGTCTGACGAATGTTCCGCTAAACGATAAAAGAGAAGTTGGATTTGTCACGCAGAGCGGTGCTTTCGGCGTGTTGACCTATATTGCAGCGGCGCAAAAAGGGCTCAGTTTTAACTACTTCGTCAGTGTAGGAAACGAAATGGAAACGGAGTTTTCCGATGTTGTGGAATACATGGTGCATGATCCGAAAACCAAAGTTATTAGCGGCTATTTAGAAGGGGCGAAAAATCCTCAGAAATTGCGACAATTGGCAAAAGAGGCACTTGCTAAAAATAAGCCCATGGTCATTATGAAAACGGGTCGTAGTGCAGCAGGAAGCAGAGCAGCGGCTTCGCACACGGGTTCATTAGCAGGGTCCGATCAAATCTATGATGCATTTTTTAAACAAACAGGTATTGTCAGGGCCAATGATTTTGAAGATATTATTGCTTTCAGCAAACTGTTCCAAACGGGCAAAATACCAAAGGGAAGGAATACGGTTATCGTCACGAGTTCAGGTGGTCGAGGCATCAACGAGGCAGATCGCTGTGAATCGTATGGATTGAACATTCATCCGTTAAGTTTCACGGTGAAGAAGGCCATTGAAAAAAACATCCCTTCTTTTGCAAGCGCTTCCAACCCTGTTGACTTAACAGCAGCGGCGGCCGTTACAAATCCAGAGTTATTTTTGGAGCCGTTACGTGTACTTGTAGACGACCCAGATACAGATATTATTATCTTCTCGGAATTCCCGATGCACTGGACGTATGATGAGCCGCTCATTAAGGAATTCATTGACATCTGTAAGAACACGGACAAATTCATTCTCATTACAACGTTCCAGTTAGAGGGGATGTCCATTCCAAAATCGACGCCTGAATTAGTCGCCAATGGTATACCGGTTATCACGGGAGATTTGAATCCAATTCGGGCACTTGCCAAATTTGTTGAATATGGAGAACGATACGAACAGCAAAAACAGAAAAACGATGTAGGGATTCAGCCGCAGCAAGCGAAAAAAGATATTACACCGCTTGTCCAGTATAAGACGACATTGAGTGAGGCGGAAGCTAGCGAAGTGTTGGCGTTGTACGACATTCCGACTACACAACGAATGGTTGCAACGACAGCGCAGGAAGCCGTTCAGCATGCCAATAGTATGGGCTATCCAGTCGCTTTAAAAATTGACTCGCCTGATATTCCGCATAAAACAGAGGCCAATGCGATTAAACTCAATGTGAAAAATGACCAGGAAGTTATGGATGCCTTTGATGAGATTGACCGCAATGCGCGGGCATATGATGCGAATGCCGTCATTAATGGTGTTTCTATACAAGAAATGTTACCGGCAGGCGTTGAAGTGATTGTTGGGGTAACCAATGATCCAGGTTTCGGACCGGTGATTATGTTTGGGTTAGGCGGCATCTTTGTGGAAGTTTTCCGAGATATCTCGTTTAGAGTTGCACCGTTAACGAGAGATGATGCACTGGAGATGATTGAGGAGATTAAGGGCTACGCCATTTTGAAGGGGGCTCGCGGGAAAGCGGCGGTCGATATTGAAGCGATTGTCGATGTACTGCTAAAAGTGTCAGCCCTCGTTACGGATCATGGGGATCACATTGACGAATTGGATATCAATCCACTGATTGTTTATGAAGATGGGATTAAAGCTGCAGATGCCATGCTCGTGGTTCGCGAGACAGAAGTTCAAGCATCTGTGGGAGTAGGGGGATGACGATATGGACTTAGACAAAAGTATGATTGGCTTAACCGGAGAGGTTTATGTCTTTGAGACGGAAAAAAGGCATATCCGACAATTTGCGGAGGCGATTGGAGATGCTAACCCACTTTATGTTGACGAAGCACACGCCGCGAATACGCCGTATGGCAAACTGATTGCCCCACCAACGTTTCCAATTGCAATCGGAGCGGAGGGGGGCGGTATCCCAATTGAACTTGATGCCCGCCGCATGTTGCACGGGGAACAGGAGTTTATTTATCACCGTGCAATTAGTCCGGGAGATCGTTTGTATTGTCAGATGAAAGTAGCGGATATCTATGAACGTGAAGGCAAAAGCGGGGTTATGCAGTTTTTAGTCTTGGATACGTACATGAAAGATGAACATGGTGAAATGGTGGCAGTTAGTCGAACGAATATCATTTATCGACCGTTGTCGAAAAAGGAGGGCC from Sporosarcina sp. FSL K6-1522 includes the following:
- a CDS encoding acetate--CoA ligase family protein, which encodes MTVQQENYVALEPLFNPKSVAILGASENKNKLGYLQVKALLDGGFAGDIYPINPRSEKIEGLLCYPSLAEVKTTIDLAIFCLSADRVKQGLLECAENGIKAAVVFASGFSETGEEGLKEQQLISDLAKEHGIRIIGPNCVGLVNTTNGLVATFSPGLTNVPLNDKREVGFVTQSGAFGVLTYIAAAQKGLSFNYFVSVGNEMETEFSDVVEYMVHDPKTKVISGYLEGAKNPQKLRQLAKEALAKNKPMVIMKTGRSAAGSRAAASHTGSLAGSDQIYDAFFKQTGIVRANDFEDIIAFSKLFQTGKIPKGRNTVIVTSSGGRGINEADRCESYGLNIHPLSFTVKKAIEKNIPSFASASNPVDLTAAAAVTNPELFLEPLRVLVDDPDTDIIIFSEFPMHWTYDEPLIKEFIDICKNTDKFILITTFQLEGMSIPKSTPELVANGIPVITGDLNPIRALAKFVEYGERYEQQKQKNDVGIQPQQAKKDITPLVQYKTTLSEAEASEVLALYDIPTTQRMVATTAQEAVQHANSMGYPVALKIDSPDIPHKTEANAIKLNVKNDQEVMDAFDEIDRNARAYDANAVINGVSIQEMLPAGVEVIVGVTNDPGFGPVIMFGLGGIFVEVFRDISFRVAPLTRDDALEMIEEIKGYAILKGARGKAAVDIEAIVDVLLKVSALVTDHGDHIDELDINPLIVYEDGIKAADAMLVVRETEVQASVGVGG
- a CDS encoding MaoC family dehydratase N-terminal domain-containing protein translates to MDLDKSMIGLTGEVYVFETEKRHIRQFAEAIGDANPLYVDEAHAANTPYGKLIAPPTFPIAIGAEGGGIPIELDARRMLHGEQEFIYHRAISPGDRLYCQMKVADIYEREGKSGVMQFLVLDTYMKDEHGEMVAVSRTNIIYRPLSKKEGQ